From Garra rufa chromosome 19, GarRuf1.0, whole genome shotgun sequence, the proteins below share one genomic window:
- the sec16a gene encoding protein transport protein Sec16A, which produces MQPPPRTAPPGASGPPPPSGGPNAFRRTRPHKHGVAAAMPPAAPPTQPVTDPFAYGRQSFSPMAGGSQAPPTNSNPLPMQGPPLPGFNPMAPPQGPPPGAALAASPGPPPRIFTPQPVPPGPAPSSNPPPAEPGYFNSQEPMPYIAQLPNPAPSFSSGLSHPPSSAPTPPVQSQTPFQPQPTPTLPSHWVPDHGSRPPSVQNYFQPTSDLPSQPFQAQAPPLHTAPPLTQSQNQGQPAQPNVTGPGATQQQNSHFPAQNYFTQSGGPSEPWFNQNPQDPSQRACPVPYSEVPSDSGTISMFFRGNDVENEETLSGEGRVNGIHHPFHSMTEFSGPYLNDTGNIRAGAAPCDSVENQECVPNLEVLPSEPPPSHAFEGGPNLETPDTGPRLARSASVSSSYSNVSHSSGHGAHSSSHIPRRQQGVVGTFIQQESPRPPDHPPLHPSTGGYFEQIDSNPAAEASPTFPTPSPPKPVGVFQASANSSFEPVRSHGVGVRPAEVDRARMVVEKSGRDMQPGNLEQPPDNLETIYLPERRPSSRAQGARRPIESPATTLWAQNDTASLGANILLAPAAPSLAATFVPAHPSEVIQPPEDGPLDLHPAKPDPQPLSENLEIPPDSTPQASLGYASLLVTSPPVEAINQPVLIAPPSSLVSSQNLPQPSNQTSPQETATSVHPPPQPSVTNQMPLNSPPTNQPQALFSQTPVNFSTSSTQGVLNLAREAKDAQPSVQAARPVLSRAQSLRGDSQSLPPSVSQAQTSAAAAAATSHNEPSNYELLDFSMHQPQPTNPVTVPAVSHSAHPAGLVNNTPGFYLQVTKDAQQGVQSDSEALPLQQISNPPRPLSNQPNSDLTHTSHPAHPPPAQHQPPPQAPPTQPSAPSGSGTAPPSSYPPQSGNSAPQPLQDPQRPPSSLGGQSGYGPPPAMPPGPGYTGYYPGTYPEYQNGRPPYPPQYPVDPRSQSYYQDDQYRRGDPRYGWYDGQNPGYREAERQPERPSSRTSQYSDRPNSRQGYQEDFSRSSRSAYDDYYANYYKRQYDATYGDRSRWYDPNAAYDPRYRAYYDQTYGWYYGDAYYNQQYQNRAREGYDDPWRYYPGYDSSFDDDGRRRDPYADDFDRRSVHSEQSAHSVHSSHSRRSSFSSRSQQSQVYRSQPDLVSAAYDTTGTTLPVDYTYSQYPNPSDTADYSQIPYSTDNTWTAPEQPPPRPLTPEKYSVPHRCARFGPAGQLILVQPNLPSAGQPTLVEIHSMEMILQDAPEQSEMRSFPGRSSSKKETHKVDVIKFAQNKAQECLRSDDLIDKDSAYLIWEFIVLLCRQNGTVVGTDIADLLLKEHRSVWLPGKSPNEANLIDFNNEAIERAEEEEAGPISLLSDTFMGVPENVGKETERFRELLLFGRKKDALESAMKNGLWGHALLLASKMDNRTHARVMTRFANSLPINDPLQTVYQLMSGRMPAAATCCGDEKWGDWRPHLAMVLSNLTHTLDLDTRTISTMGDTLASKGLVDAAHFCYLMAQVGFGVYTKKSTKMVLIGSNHSLPFLKFCSSEAIQRTESFEYAQSLGSQPLSLPNFQVFKFIYTCRLAETGLCAQAFHYCEVISRTLLSVPEYYSPVLISQLIQMSLRLRFFDPQLKERPEQELFIEPDWLLHLRQLDGQIKDGAITLSADRSTPQLYPCSTPSSEDQYSPPDPSTLNPDPHNPLMTSLLPPAGVQLMPPAPPTILQDGAAPLQQVPSPGESAPTFYPVAPGPPQPNFAPQFQPEMNEQYMLMPPQQIPQQMPPQIPQQMPQQIPTYSPSEMPPQMPPGMPLHMPPPMHGAEHGSAPSSPQQLPQSSSTFTAPPQQGKDFYDEMARMGPGRRSRTTSQSSVQLTSGRRSRTTSESSNHSGRERSSSLVNQGSPPPPPIPEAPPQDGPKKTKRDSPKKGASGGWRSWLFPKRKNEAHLPDDKNKSIVWDEKKQKWVNLDEPEEENKPPPPPPTGFPKGPMPGMGPPGMGPPGMGGPPGGGPPLNMFSRRAGTKSRYVDVLNPGRGGSKPAAAVPPPADLFAPLAPMAMPTNLFTPAAAPDEQQQPMEGSVPDTSGENTEQTSATVPQMFNPNALPPGPEGTQSGELSRSSSMSSLSREVSQHLNQVPAQPPAQGAPPTGGVTFYNPSQFAQSAPTSRARPGRLGQRGYPTVK; this is translated from the exons ATGCAGCCTCCTCCTCGGACAGCCCCCCCTGGAGCTAGTGGTCCTCCGCCTCCCTCCGGTGGACCCAATGCCTTCAGAAGAACCAGACCTCACAAGCATGGGGTTGCAGCTGCTATGCCACCGGCTGCTCCACCCACACAGCCAGTGACTGATCCTTTTGCCTATGGAAGACAAAGTTTTTCGCCCATGGCAGGGGGCAGCCAAGCTCCACCCACAAACAGCAACCCACTTCCTATGCAAGGTCCTCCCCTCCCTGGGTTTAACCCAATGGCTCCACCACAAGGGCCACCGCCAGGAGCAGCACTGGCAGCCTCTCCTGGCCCACCACCAAGAATTTTTACACCACAACCTGTTCCCCCAGGTCCCGCACCAAGCTCCAACCCTCCACCTGCAGAACCAGGATACTTTAATTCGCAAGAACCAATGCCCTACATAGCACAATTGCCTAACCCTGCTCCTTCCTTCAGTTCTGGTTTATCACATCCACCCTCCAGTGCCCCAACACCTCCAGTTCAATCCCAGACTCCTTTTCAACCCCAGCCAACACCTACCCTACCTTCTCACTGGGTGCCTGACCACGGAAGCCGCCCACCTTCTGTTCAGAACTACTTTCAACCAACTAGTGATCTCCCATCTCAGCCTTTTCAAGCTCAAGCCCCACCTCTCCACACAGCCCCACCATTGACACAATCTCAGAATCAAGGTCAGCCAGCTCAACCAAATGTGACTGGGCCTGGTGCAACTCAGCAACAGAACTCTCACTTTCCAGCTCAGAATTACTTCACTCAGTCAGGTGGACCCTCAGAGCCATGGTTCAATCAAAACCCACAGGATCCGTCTCAGCGTGCCTGTCCTGTCCCTTACTCTGAAGTTCCTAGTGATTCTGGAACTATCTCAATGTTCTTTCGAGGCAATGATGTTGAAAATGAAGAAACGCTGTCAGGGGAAGGACGTGTAAATGGGATTCATCATCCTTTCCATTCGATGACTGAGTTCTCTGGTCCATATTTGAATGACACTGGTAACATTCGAGCTGGGGCAGCGCCGTGTGATTCTGTGGAGAATCAGGAATGTGTTCCAAACCTAGAAGTGCTGCCTAGTGAGCCTCCTCCAAGCCATGCCTTTGAAGGGGGGCCTAATTTGGAGACACCTGATACTGGCCCTCGTCTTGCCCGCTCTGCAAGTGTTTCGTCTAGCTACAGTAATGTCAGTCACAGCAGTGGACATGGTGCTCACAGCAGCAGCCACATCCCTCGGCGACAGCAAGGTGTAGTGGGAACGTTTATCCAACAGGAAAGTCCTCGCCCACCAGATCACCCTCCTTTGCATCCCTCCACCGGTGGATACTTTGAACAGATAGACTCCAACCCAGCTGCAGAGGCAAGTCCTACTTTCCCAACTCCTAGCCCACCTAAACCAGTTGGTGTGTTCCAAGCAAGTGCAAATTCTTCCTTTGAGCCTGTCCGCTCACATGGTGTAGGAGTTCGACCTGCTGAGGTTGATCGTGCACGTATGGTTGTGGAAAAGAGTGGACGTGACATGCAGCCTGGCAATCTAGAACAACCCCCGGACAACTTGGAGACCATTTACTTACCGGAACGCCGACCCTCATCTCGAGCTCAGGGAGCACGACGCCCCATTGAGAGTCCTGCTACTACACTCTGGGCTCAAAATGACACTGCCAGTCTAGGTGCTAACATACTGTTAGCCCCTGCAGCACCCTCTCTGGCTGCAACATTTGTTCCAGCACATCCATCTGAAGTTATCCAGCCACCTGAGGATGGCCCTCTTGATTTACATCCGGCGAAGCCCGATCCACAACCTCTTTCTGAAAACCTGGAAATTCCCCCAGACTCCACGCCTCAGGCAAGTTTGGGATATGCCTCCCTGCTAGTGACCTCACCTCCCGTAGAGGCCATAAACCAGCCCGTGTTGATTGCACCACCTTCCAGTTTGGTTTCCTCTCAAAACCTTCCACAACCATCCAATCAGACAAGTCCTCAAGAGACAGCAACATCTGTGCACCCACCCCCTCAGCCTTCTGTGACCAATCAAATGCCTCTGAATTCTCCTCCAACGAATCAGCCACAGGCTCTTTTCTCTCAAACACCAGTAAACTTCAGCACTTCTTCCACTCAAGGTGTCTTGAATCTAGCACGAGAGGCAAAAGATGCTCAGCCCTCTGTTCAAGCAGCCAGACCTGTTCTCTCAAGGGCTCAGTCTCTGAGAGGTGATAGCCAATCTCTTCCGCCTTCTGTTTCTCAAGCTCAGAcgtctgctgctgctgctgctgccaccAGTCACAATGAACCTTCAAATTATGAGCTGCTTGATTTTTCTATGCATCAACCACAGCCCACAAATCCGGTGACAGTCCCAGCCGTCTCTCATTCTGCCCATCCTGCGGGCTTGGTGAACAACACACCCGGCTTTTACCTGCAGGTCACCAAAGATGCGCAGCAGGGTGTGCAGTCTGACAGTGAGGCACTGCCCCTTCAGCAGATCTCTAACCCCCCACGACCCTTGAGCAACCAACCTAATAGTGATCTGACTCATACCTCCCATCCTGCCCATCCACCTCCAGCTCAACACCAGCCTCCTCCGCAGGCCCCTCCAACTCAACCTAGTGCTCCTTCTGGATCTGGAACTGCCCCACCTTCCTCTTACCCACCCCAGTCTGGAAACTCTGCCCCCCAGCCACTTCAAGATCCCCAAAGACCTCCTTCTTCTCTAGGTGGTCAGTCAGGTTATGGTCCTCCTCCTGCAATGCCACCTGGTCCGGGTTACACAGGATACTACCCTGGAACCTACCCTGAGTACCAAAATGGAAGACCGCCATACCCACCCCAGTACCCTGTGGATCCCAGATCTCAAAGCTACTATCAG GATGATCAGTATCGTAGAGGAGATCCTCGATACGGCTGGTATGATGGTCAAAATCCTGGCTACCGGGAGGCTGAACGTCAACCAGAGAGGCCGAGTTCTAGAACCAGCCAATACTCGGACAGACCCAACTCTAG ACAGGGGTATCAAGAAGACTTTTCTAGATCCAGCCGTAGTGCCTATGACGACTACTATGCAAACTACTACAAGAGACAGTATGATGCCACCTATGGAG ATAGGAGCAGGTGGTATGATCCAAATGCTGCTTATGATCCACGCTACAGGGCCTACTATGATCAAACATATGGCTGGTACTATGGAGATGCCTACTATAACCAACAATATCAAAACAG GGCAAGAGAGGGTTATGATGATCCTTGGCGATACTACCCTGGTTATGACTCCAGCTTTGATGATGACGGCCGCCGACGCGACCCTTACGCTGACGATTTTGACCGCCGTTCTGTTCACAGTGAACAATCAGCACACAGTGTGCATTCATCTCACAGTCGACGCAGTAGCTTCAGCTCACGGTCACAACag AGTCAAGTGTATAGAAGTCAACCAGATTTGGTCAGTGCAGCCTACGATACCACTGGGACGACACTTCCAGTGGATTACACCTACAGCCAGTATCCGAACCCTTCGGATACTGCAGATTACAGTCAGATTCCTTACTCTACCGACAACACCTGGACTGCCCCAGAGCAGC ctCCTCCAAGACCGTTGACCCCAGAGAAGTATTCTGTTCCTCATCGCTGTGCTCGGTTTGGTCCGGCTGGTCAGCTGATCCTCGTCCAACCCAACCTGCCCTCTGCTGGTCAGCCCACACTTGTGGAAATCCACAGTATGGAG ATGATTCTGCAGGATGCTCCAGAGCAGTCAGAAATGCGTTCGTTCCCTGGCCGCTCCTCAAGTAAGA AGGAGACTCATAAGGTGGATGTCATAAAGTTTGCTCAGAACAAAGCCCAAGAGTGTTTGCGAAGCGATGACCTCATCGACAAAGACTCCGCCTACCTCATCTGGGAGTTTATTGTGCTGCTGTGTCGCCAGAATGGG ACCGTAGTGGGCACAGACATCGCTGACCTGTTGCTGAAGGAGCATCGCTCTGTCTGGTTGCCGGGAAAATCACCCAATGAGGCTAATCTCATCGACTTCAACAACGAAGCAATAGAGCGTGCTGAGGAGGAAGAGGCCGGGCCGATATCCCTCCTATCAGACACTTTCATGGGTGTGCCAGAGAATGTTGGCAAGGAGACAGAGCGCTTTAGGGAACTTCTATTATTCGGCCGCAAGAAG GATGCTCTGGAGTCTGCTATGAAGAATGGTCTGTGGGGTCACGCATTGTTATTGGCCAGTAAGATGGACAACAGAACACACGCTCGTGTCATGACCAG ATTTGCCAACAGCCTGCCTATTAACGACCCTCTTCAGACGGTGTACCAGCTCATGTCAGGAAGAATGCCAGCTGCTGCTACT TGTTGCGGAGATGAGAAATGGGGCGATTGGCGGCCTCATCTGGCCATGGTGCTGTCCAACCTCACGCACACTCTGGATCTCGACACCCGCACCATTTCCACCATGGGAGACACTTTAG CATCTAAAGGTCTAGTAGACGCAGCTCATTTCTGTTACCTGATGGCTCAGGTGGGTTTTGGTGTTTACACCAAGAAGAGCACCAAGATGGTTCTTATCGGCTCCAATCACAG CTTGCCATTTTTGAAGTTTTGCTCATCAGAGGCAATTCAGCGGACAGAATCCTTTGAATACGCTCAGTCTCTTGGCTCTCAGCCTCTCTCTCTGCCAAATTTCCAG GTGTTCAAGTTCATCTACACGTGTCGATTGGCAGAGACGGGACTCTGCGCTCAGGCCTTTCATTACTGTGAGGTCATCTCACGCACTCTGTTGAGCGTGCCTGAGTACTATTCGCCTGTGTTAATCAGTCAGCTCATACAG ATGTCTCTGAGGTTGAGGTTTTTTGACCCTCAGCTGAAGGAGAGACCAGAGCAGGAGTTGTTTATAGAGCCTGATTGGTTACTGCATCTTAGACAACTTGACGGGCAGATCAAG GATGGTGCGATCACCTTAAGTGCAGATCGCAGCACCCCACAGCTTTACCCCTGCAGTACGCCCAGCTCAGAAGACCAGTACAGCCCACCAGACCCCTCAACTCTGAACCCTGATCCCCACAATCCTCTCATGACCTCCCTTTTGCCCCCAGCTGGTGTTCAACTCATGCCACCAG CTCCTCCCACTATTCTTCAAGATGGGGCAGCCCCTCTGCAGCAGGTCCCGTCTCCGGGAGAAAGCGCTCCAACATTCTACCCGGTGGCCCCGGGGCCACCACAGCCAAACTTTGCACCACAGTTCCAACCTGAAATGAATGAGCAATACATGCTCATGCCACCTCAGCAAATACCCCAACAAATGCCCCCACAAATACCCCAACAGATGCCCCAACAAATTCCGACATATAGTCCTTCAGAAATGCCTCCACAGATGCCACCAGGAATGCCACTTCATATGCCCCCGCCAATGCATGGAGCCGAACATGGCTCCGCCCCTTCCTCTCCTCAGCAGTTACCCCAGTCATCTTCCACGTTCACTGCCCCACCACAGCAAGGGAAGGACTTCTATGATGAAATGGCACGCATG ggCCCAGGCAGAAGATCAAGAACCACTTCACAGTCATCAGTGCAACTG ACATCAGGTCGTCGGTCTCGCACAACATCAGAATCATCCAATCATTCTGGACGGGAGCGCAGCAGCTCTCTAGTCAATCAGGGCTCTCCACCTCCTCCTCCTATCCCAGAGGCTCCACCACAGGACGGACCCAAGAAGACCAAGAGAGACTCTCCCAAAAAA GGAGCGAGTGGCGGCTGGCGGTCCTGGCTGTTTCCGAAGAGGAAGAACGAAGCACATCTGCCAGACGACAAGAACAAATCC ATTGTCTGGGATGAAAAGAAGCAGAAATGGGTGAACCTGGATGAGCCAGAGGAAGAG AACAAACCCCCTCCTCCTCCACCTACCGGCTTCCCCAAAGGTCCAATGCCCGGGATGGGGCCGCCTGGGATGGGGCCACCAGGAATGGGCGGTCCACCGGGGGGGGGTCCACCTTTGAATATGTTCTCCAGGAGAGCAG gtacTAAGAGTCGTTATGTGGACGTGTTGAATCCTGGTCGGGGAGGATCTAAACCGGCCGCCGCTGTACCGCCTCCTGCTGATCTGTTTGCTCCTCTTGCGCCCATGGCCATGCCAACCAACCTTTTTACAccagctgcag CCCCAGATGAGCAGCAGCAGCCTATGGAGGGAAGCGTTCCAGACACCAGTGGAGAAAACACAGAGCAGACTAGTGCCACAGTGCCACAG ATGTTTAACCCGAATGCTTTGCCGCCCGGCCCGGAGGGAACCCAGTCTGGAGAG CTGTCACGTTCTAGCTCAATGAGTTCTCTATCTCGAGAAGTGAGTCAGCATTTAAATCAG GTTCCCGCTCAGCCGCCTGCGCAAGGAGCTCCGCCCACAGGAGGCGTGACATTTTATAACCCCTCCCAGTTTGCGCAG TCTGCTCCCACAAGCCGTGCTCGACCTGGTCGTCTGGGACAGAGAGGATACCCCACAGTGAAATAA